From the Debaryomyces hansenii CBS767 chromosome F complete sequence genome, the window AAAATGTCTTCCCTTTTGTTAACGCCAGAATCGATAGAGGATTTGAGAATCATGGTGGGGAATGGATCGGGTACAAGCGCAACTATTTCACATTAGTTAGCTGCTTTGAATTCGAGGGAATTAACCCTGAAactttcttcaatgaaaAGTTTCATATTATTAACGATCTTGGAGagcttgaaaatatcagtTGTTTTGCTCTAAGATTGGTTTCACGATGTTCAGAGGATGAATCTGTTGTGAACCTCATTCAGCACACAGCTAAGCGGGACAGGGGTCCACAATACCTGCCTCCCGTTTTCCCAGCCATTTCAGGATATCTACCATCTCATTCAATTATCAAGCAGGCTTCCAATATTCGTAATGGGGACaaaattgatcaatacAATCGGATGTTCTATCTCGATAATGCTACTCTACAAAAGTGCATGGATACATCAATTTTAAGTACATACCCAGAGGGTAGAATAGCCACTGTTGCAAGATACGAAcgtattcaattttctACATCAATAAACTATCGAAAATCTTCCATGGTTAATAGACACTTCATTTTAAAAGTCGAGTTATTGGGACTACTAGATGATGGTAAATACGCAGTTTTAGCTAGTACAGAAACCCAACCACTAGTTGTAAGAGGCCGGTCCccatcaaattatcaaatggCAAGAAGAAACTTGAAGGCGttaaattctaataatcaAAGAGAACACGCCAGTGGTTCAAATTCAAGCTCATCATCCAACGCAGACGAGTTGTCACTAGACGACAAATCCAAAAATAAGTCTAACAGAGAAATATCACTGATAAAAACTAAATACAATCTTTTGGAGTTGCAGAAACCGTCCAAGAGaggaagaaagaaaaaagagAAGCTTAAAGcagataatattgaaaaattacgTGCATTAAGAACGTATCAAAACCAAGGCGTAAAACAAGAATTGTATAATTGGGAAGATGAATTTATCGATGACGATCTATTTCCTCCCATCATTCAAGCCAAACAAGAATCTTTCGATTCGATATTCGATCTGTTCCCTTACCAGACagaattcaatttgaacCTTGAGTCTGCCAAGACGCCCAAGAAGCCTAAAAAGTCAAAATCTAAGAAAGCAAAATCTTACGAAAAGGAAATAGAAGTGCACCGAACTGGAATGCCTATGTCAGCATGTAGATCCCAAGGTACAGACAACTCAAGCTTCAATCAAGTAGAGGATGATagttttgttgaatttcaaaaagaattgtCTATACTTCAAAAGGAATTAAAAGTTGAAAAACCAGTTAGAATACATTGTTAGGCCTCTTAACTTAATTTTTTACATCATTACATGCAACATCTCTTTATAGCATCATGTAGACCAACTTATAAAAGCCATGGTAGTGAAAGTATATTTTTGGTATTCGCTTACGTAATGTTGAACCTTTTTGATGTTTCCTCAAAATGCagtttttgaaaatctaCACCACCTCCGATCAGGCAAATTCATTACACCTATACAATATTAAAAGTAAAGGATTCCTTCCatctaatatataaaaactCCGGAGGTTAATGTTATTCTTCAGTTTTTTTAAAACTCTTGTTGATCAAGAAGTGACCGTTGAGTTAAAAAATGATATAGAAATTAAGGGCATTTTAAAGTCAGTAGACCAGTATTTGAACTTGAAATTAGACAATATCTCATGTGTCAATGAATCCAAATATCCACACTTACAATCTGTTAAGAATTTGTTTATAAGAGGTTCCACTGTTCGTTATGTCCATATGAATTCGAATTCTGTTGATTGTACATTATTGCAAGATGCATCAAGAAGAGGTACgtttaaattattattattgtcttAATTCCACTCACATATACTAACATTCAATTATAGAAGCTATGGTCCAATCAGCAAAATAAGTTGAGTTAATTTACGTTGGTTATGTAATGTATTATagtttataaatataccgttctaaattaattattcaaaatactaCACGATTGGTATTTATTTCGTAGGAGTTGCCAACCGAATCAAACAATGTGCTCTAGAATGACCTGGTTTGGAACAGTACGAACATATTTTCTTCGACTTAGTATGATATTGCTTCTTATACCCTTTAGGACTTGAATATCCCTTAGGACTTGGTCGTATCTCCGAATTCGTATCCGTGACTGAGTCTTTCTGTAAAGTTAGCTCACCCAACCCATCCAGCAATCTTTTATCACTTTCCTTGCCGAGAAGATACTGTAATTTCTGCTTGGGTATAATTATGAATTCATTATCGCTGTTGATATTCCATACTTCATGATCGCATTTGCTGCATTTGATTACATTGTTTATCTTCTGtctcaatatttcttctggtATCTCACCGTCCACCTTAATAccttcttgttcttgtagTATTCTAATGTATTTGTTAATTTCATGAAGCTTAGAATCATACccttttttcaattcctcCAACTCGTGATTTTTTTGGTTTATGATTTTTGCGAGTGTATCCACACTCTTCAGTAATTCTACTATCGACATAAGCTTTACTGAACCTCCCCAGGAGTCATAAATAATAGTCAGATCTTTCAGGCTCATCTTGTTCTCTCCATGTTCTTGCATATAAACATATCAGACCGAACATATCTCactttttttcatttttctaTGCTGTGATGGCGTATGGCAGAAGCGCGCAGATTGTGTActtttgattctttattACAGTTTAAGTGTCCGGTTCGATCTCTGCGGTCGCAAACTTGTGAATTTGAGtaatcaattcttcaagtttCAGCAATGAGTGGCAATATCGCTGGAGGGAAGCAATTCAGCACAGCACGCTACCCGTAGAGAGGCGAAGCGGATGGCACTTGGCTGGCTTTGGTAAGGAGTTATAAGTATCTTGTGTGTCGActccaattttttttattattatcgCTCGTTGATTAACATTATCGTTATTGTTTAATGCGAATATgctttatattaatttgcAGCTATTTACAGATTCTATTAGATTTTAATCCTGTTTAGATGGTTTCTTTTTAGCTAGAAGTCtattctttaattccaAGAATGGGTCCTTCAAAATGTTCCGATCTGAGTAGATCATAAATATTAGGTAGATCAAACATAGACAAGCACTTTTGATGACATCTGTGATAGAACTacttttaatattattgtcTAAGATAACGTATTGGCAAGATGCTACGATAATAAACATAACAAGTGAACCGCCAATTCTCTTCAAAACATTCGTGTAAGCGATTTCAAGCCCATTTTTGGAGTAAAAAGAtttgatataaatagaaCAGTAACCTATTCTTAGGGCCATGTTTAAGGCGTTTGCTAAGATGAGTCCACTTAATCCTAACTCAAAATGGGTAATAAATGCATACAGTGAACATAAGACAATGATGGTCAGCAAGGACATGAATATGGAAAATCTCCTTATGTCACTTCCGTCGGCCACGCTATTGAAGAACGCTTCCAATATACCATTAAAAGCCAAAAACGGGATATATACAATGTACTGTGggaatatatcaaaaatcCCTGTGTTGGCCCATTTAGATGCTTTTCCTCCTAGCAATATCAGGAGGAAATATGCCGCATTAGAATATCCAGCAATACCAATCAACAAagacaaattcaaatagaATATCCCCAAGTATTGCATAATATCGTAAGATTTTCTTATATTTTCCTTTGACTTGGTTGAAAGCATTCTAGTAAATAGTAACCTTAATGATTCTTCGATTGGCTGAAACACCAACCTTGCAATTATGGACCCGTAATTACAAACAACCGCATATGTACCTTGTTGCTCTACTGTGCACAAATAATTGATCAACAATTTGTCTCCTTCTGTCAAAAAGTGTTTGAAGATCATCAGTATAAATAAACTCCTCCAAATagcaaatatttttgtGTCAAAATAGTAGTATCTATCTTCCAGTTGGGTACTTATCTTCCGAATCAAAAGTGAATTCTGTTCTTCTGGCggttttatttgattttccGTAGCAAAGTTCAATTGGTATTGAAGGAAGATTAAAAACGAATATCCAAATTGACCAGCCGCAAATGCAACAACCGCGAGGCCATCATATTCTAAATTTGATGCCCTCGAAGTCCTCTGCACGATAGCAATTACCGCGAATGTAATAATGCATCTTCCAAAGACACCAACACTTTCATACTTTGATCTTTTCctaaaattcaattgaaattgatttatcgCGTACAATGGTTCCGCTACAAGTTCTAGCATCATCAGCAACCACACGAGCAATACGGTAACCCTATAATATGGCAACGTCAATAAGGAGTCTTGAAAATTCTGCGACTGGTACTGCCATACAAGAATCGCAATCGATAACGGGCCACCTACCACCAATGGGATATatccaaaattaataatacttTGTAAAGTGCCTACGGGAGTCCCGTCGACGTATTTATCAGTTATACGCTTCGTATCATTATCGTTCTCCGAACTAATATCTCTAGTTCTTTGGATTGAAAGTCTTTCACCCTCTCTACTAAAGAATAGCACCATTGACACAATGAACTCCAAATACGCCGATATTCCAAACACCCTAGGAGAAATCAACCGAATCAATAACTGGTTCAATAGAAATGTCAACATCTTTGTGAACAATTGAGTCAACATTAGGAAAGACGCACCTGTAGTCGATTTATTCAAGAGATCAGCATCACTTCTACCACGTTTCACCTCTTCATTTTCAGAGCCCATGGTATTCTTATTTTATCGGTCTTATATAGTTTTATTTCCTACTATGTATTGTTACCTACGCTTAGCCATATCCATATCGTGATTTAATTTACGCCCCAAAGTGCGTAGCTATCGAACTTCCGCTATAAGGATTTTAGCTCAATTTTTACGCTGGATATATAGTTACTTAgtcatttgaaatttagCCATTAATCGTTAAGATAATAGTCATCAACGTAAATACATAACAAATTTGAGCTGAGACTGAATATAAGTTCTAAGGATAGTACAGTTTTAAAATAGTCTAGAACGCCCTGAACAATACTCCagtattgaaattatcaatatggACCCAAACAATATAAATCCACACGAAGTGGAATTAAGAGAGCAAGATCGTTGGTTACCGATAGCCAACGTAGCTCGTCT encodes:
- a CDS encoding DEHA2F21252p (highly similar to uniprot|P38203 Saccharomyces cerevisiae YBL026W LSM2 Component of small nuclear ribonucleoprotein complexes involved in RNA processing splicing and decay), whose translation is MLFFSFFKTLVDQEVTVELKNDIEIKGILKSVDQYLNLKLDNISCVNESKYPHLQSVKNLFIRGSTVRYVHMNSNSVDCTLLQDASRRGTFKLLLLS
- a CDS encoding DEHA2F21230p (some similarities with uniprot|P38830 Saccharomyces cerevisiae YHR124W NDT80 Meiosis-specific transcription factor) encodes the protein MGRPKNSKNKVKTKTSSWSSKKPDKQQVKAKPSERTDENFSGDNTEQYSGFPEPHRSNNGGNGGVVKKRKVAPRSGLQFKVGPSFENTTLYRPIFITSTNENVFPFVNARIDRGFENHGGEWIGYKRNYFTLVSCFEFEGINPETFFNEKFHIINDLGELENISCFALRLVSRCSEDESVVNLIQHTAKRDRGPQYSPPVFPAISGYLPSHSIIKQASNIRNGDKIDQYNRMFYLDNATLQKCMDTSILSTYPEGRIATVARYERIQFSTSINYRKSSMVNRHFILKVELLGLLDDGKYAVLASTETQPLVVRGRSPSNYQMARRNLKALNSNNQREHASGSNSSSSSNADELSLDDKSKNKSNREISSIKTKYNLLELQKPSKRGRKKKEKLKADNIEKLRALRTYQNQGVKQELYNWEDEFIDDDLFPPIIQAKQESFDSIFDSFPYQTEFNLNLESAKTPKKPKKSKSKKAKSYEKEIEVHRTGMPMSACRSQGTDNSSFNQVEDDSFVEFQKELSILQKELKVEKPVRIHC
- a CDS encoding DEHA2F21318p (similar to uniprot|P38206 Saccharomyces cerevisiae YBL020W RFT1 Flippase) codes for the protein MGSENEEVKRGRSDADLLNKSTTGASFLMLTQLFTKMLTFLLNQLLIRLISPRVFGISAYLEFIVSMVLFFSREGERLSIQRTRDISSENDNDTKRITDKYVDGTPVGTLQSIINFGYIPLVVGGPLSIAILVWQYQSQNFQDSLLTLPYYRVTVLLVWLSMMLELVAEPLYAINQFQLNFRKRSKYESVGVFGRCIITFAVIAIVQRTSRASNLEYDGLAVVAFAAGQFGYSFLIFLQYQLNFATENQIKPPEEQNSLLIRKISTQSEDRYYYFDTKIFAIWRSLFISMIFKHFLTEGDKLLINYLCTVEQQGTYAVVCNYGSIIARLVFQPIEESLRLLFTRMLSTKSKENIRKSYDIMQYLGIFYLNLSLLIGIAGYSNAAYFLSILLGGKASKWANTGIFDIFPQYIVYIPFLAFNGILEAFFNSVADGSDIRRFSIFMSLSTIIVLCSSYAFITHFELGLSGLILANALNMALRIGYCSIYIKSFYSKNGLEIAYTNVLKRIGGSLVMFIIVASCQYVILDNNIKSSSITDVIKSACLCLIYLIFMIYSDRNILKDPFLELKNRLLAKKKPSKQD
- a CDS encoding DEHA2F21274p (some similarities with uniprot|P40083 Saccharomyces cerevisiae YER137C Hypothetical ORF); translation: MQEHGENKMSSKDSTIIYDSWGGSVKLMSIVELSKSVDTLAKIINQKNHELEELKKGYDSKLHEINKYIRILQEQEGIKVDGEIPEEILRQKINNVIKCSKCDHEVWNINSDNEFIIIPKQKLQYLLGKESDKRLSDGLGELTLQKDSVTDTNSEIRPSPKGYSSPKGYKKQYHTKSKKICSYCSKPGHSRAHCLIRLATPTK